One Streptomyces sp. 840.1 genomic window, CCCATTTGAGTGGTATTGCGCAACTGTCTGGGCTGTACGCGGTTGATCAGTACGTCCCAGAACGGGGCGTTCCGAAAGGTGAAGTGTGATGAAGAAGATGATGGCCGGCGCGGCCGTAGCCGTGTCCATGGTCGGCCTGTCCGCCGCGATGGCACCTGCGGCCATGGCGATCGGTAACGACCAGGGCACGACGTCGGTCAACGGCAACGGTGCCCAGTCCTCCTACGGCAACAGCGTGACCCGGGGCGACGGCAGCCCGCAGGCCCAGCTCATCCAGGGCACCCTGAACGACCTCTGCCTCGGCGTGCCGGTCAAGGCCAACGTCGGTTCGCTGATCGGCCTCGTCCCGATCGCCGTCCAGGACGTCCAGGTCCTGTCCAACCCGCAGAACCAGCAGTGCGCCGACAACTCCGTCCAGGCCAAGGGCGACGAGCCCCTGTCGCACCTGGTGGACGACATCCCGGTCCTCTCCGGGAACGGTGTCGCCAACAACTGACGCCGGACACACGTGCCGCGGGCGGTCCGGGAAGTCCCGGGCCGCCCGTCGCGCGTCGGCGGGGCACCTGAGTACGCACGATGCCCACCGCCCCACGGGGGCGGTGGGCATCGTGCGTGGCCGGGGCGGTCAGCC contains:
- a CDS encoding rodlin, whose protein sequence is MKKMMAGAAVAVSMVGLSAAMAPAAMAIGNDQGTTSVNGNGAQSSYGNSVTRGDGSPQAQLIQGTLNDLCLGVPVKANVGSLIGLVPIAVQDVQVLSNPQNQQCADNSVQAKGDEPLSHLVDDIPVLSGNGVANN